In a single window of the Acipenser ruthenus chromosome 20, fAciRut3.2 maternal haplotype, whole genome shotgun sequence genome:
- the LOC117425508 gene encoding polynucleotide 5'-hydroxyl-kinase NOL9 isoform X1 → MKTNDTKRDGFGLNNKTADNNLTQEERMKVPHSTRAQVRRLKKKRKQQQYRHLVSKPEPCILSPDSALARQYHQATSRGQPTLKRLKHRQPRGVQEAPPISSSLSPPGGKKWSCPQERSPAGTGRKETAHAHSNGSAGRVQQHQQGAPLVPGLQDYEMQMEDTDYWRSFAESAMQNGDHTELSGEDTPPNNSQSQADEEEREDTSYLAAVDDGKGRTVVVMAPGQTLTFRGKSQLTCLYGRVRVFGFTVEEGQPSYPLLSPATHCPLAIQALPHSTGGKTRKERRLEAKAIVKSYLRAGARRSDLMKHVSSETSVLLLELLDTQATRFICSLPAHRDLFTLSVKELGFRQPAPDCPLSAAGVVSLPGSSGLVMSERYSSALSELAHACREEEDGCPVILVCGGKGVGKSSFNRHLINTLLNHVSCVDYLECDLGQTEFTPPGCLSLLSLTDPLLGPPFTHQRPPGRMVYFGEPSCEQDLDRYLESVKYLWSFYQRESPVIINTMGWVRGFGLLLLVDLIRLLCVTHVVQLTHDDPAIAPMPSLSPAYLRQAPGWHTKARGQRSEEEPGCFATPRGHTLLEFTGAGAARNVRYRSNVLRDLALLGYFSELQSAEPELGPALPLHSFTPYQVPMRSVALRVVHCDVAPSHVMYAVNASLVGLCSLAEGVVGASGEGGPVLLTHTPVCDCLGFGVLRGVDVARGLYFIVTPLSVERLRQVNCLLVGSVALPQDLFRSQAGIEGERPYVTSEYRFEVFGAGKLKIRKSLKRREHLGKN, encoded by the exons ATGAAAACAAATGATACAAAACGGGACG GATTTGGTCTGAATAATAAAACAGCTGATAATAATTTAACCCAAGAAGAAAGAATGAAAGTGCCGCACTCCACCAGAGCCCAAGTGAGGCGATTGAAAAAGAAACGGAAGCAGCAGCAATACCGCCACCTAGTGTCGAAACCAGAGCCCTGCATCCTGAGCCCGGACTCTGCGCTGGCCAGGCAGTACCACCAAgccaccagcagggggcagccAACGCTCAAGAGACTGAAACACAGGCAGCCCAGAGGAGTTCAGGAGGCTCCCCCCATCTCAAGCAGCCTCTCTCCTCCTGGGGGGAAGAAGTGGAGTTGCCCCCAGGAGAGAAGCCCGGCTGGGACTGGGAGGAAGGAAACCGCCCACGCTCACAGCAATGGTTCGGCTGGGAGAGTGCAGCAGCACCAGCAGGGGGCGCCGCTGGTCCCCGGTCTCCAGGACTATGAGATGCAGATGGAGGACACTGATTACTGGCGCTCGTTCGCGGAGTCAGCGATGCAGAACGGGGACCACACGGAGCTCAGCGGGGAGGACACGCCCCCAAACAACAGCCAATCACAAGCCGacgaggaggagagggaggacaCCTCCTACCTGGCAGCAGTGGATGATGGGAAGGGGAGGACGGTGGTCGTCATGGCGCCCGGACAG aCCCTCACGTTCAGAGGGAAGTCTCAGCTGACCTGTCTGTACGGCCGTGTCCGTGTGTTCGGCTTCACGGTGGAGGAAGGTCAGCCCTCGTACCCGCTGCTCTCCCCCGCGACGCACTGCCCCCTCGCCATCCAGGCGCTGCCGCACTCCACGGGGGGCAAGACCAGGAAAGAGCGCCGCCTGGAGGCCAAGGCCATCGTCAAGAGCTACCTGCGCGCTGGAG CGCGCCGCTCTGATCTCATGAAGCACGTCTCCTCTGAAACCTCAGTGCTGCTGCTGGAGCTGCTGGACACCCAGGCAACACGCTTCATCTGCAGCCTGCCTGCTCACCGGGACCTGTTCACACTGAGCGTG aAGGAGCTCGGGTTCCGCCAGCCCGCCCCCGATTGCCCTCTCTCCGCGGCGGGTGTCGTGTCTCTGCCCGGCAGCAGCGGCCTGGTGATGTCAGAGCGCTACAGCTCCGCCCTCAGCGAGCTGGCCCATGCCTGCCGGG AGGAGGAGGACGGCTGTCCCGTGATCCTGGTGTGCGGGGGAAAGGGGGTGGGCAAGTCATCATTCAATAGACACCTGATCAACACACTGCTGAACCA TGTCTCCTGTGTAGATTACCTGGAGTGTGATCTGGGCCAGACAGAGTTCACTCCCCCTGGCTGCCTGTCCCTGCTGTCCCTCACAGACCCGCTGCTGG gcccCCCCTTCACTCACCAGCGCCCCCCTGGTCGGATGGTGTATTTTGGGGAGCCCTCGTGTGAGCAGGACCTCGATCGCTACCTGGAGTCTGTGAAGTACCTGTGGAGCTTCTACCAGAGAGAGAGCCCAGTGATCATCAACACCATGGGCTGGGTGCGAG ggtttgGGCTGCTCCTCCTGGTTGATCTCATTCGTCTGCTCTGTGTCACTCACGTGGTCCAGCTGACCCACGATGACCCCGCCATTGCGCCCATGCCCTCCCTCAGCCCCGCCTACCTGCGCCAAGCCCCGGGCTGGCACACCAAGGCCAGGGGTCAGAGGTCGGAGGAGGAGCCCGGCTGCTTCGCCACCCCGAGGGGCCACACGCTGCTGGAGTTCACAGGGGCCGGAGCTGCGAgaaatgt GAGGTATCGTAGTAACGTGCTGCGTGATCTGGCCCTGCTGGGATACTTCAGTGAGCTCCAGAGTGCTGAGCCTGAGCTGGGGCCGGCCCTCCCCCTGCACAGCTTCACCCCCTACCAG GTCCCCATGCGCTCCGTGGCCCTGCGCGTGGTGCACTGCGACGTGGCACCGTCTCACGTGATGTACGCGGTGAACGCCAGCCTGGTGGGTCTGTGCAGCCTGGCCGAGGGGGTGGTGGGGGCGAGCGGAGAGGGGGGACCCGTGCTCCTCACTCACACCCCTGTCTGCGACTGTCTCGGATTCG GGGTGCTGCGTGGGGTGGATGTTGCACGTGGGCTGTATTTCATCGTGACCCCTCTGAGTGTGGAGCGGCTGCGGCAGGTGAACTGCTTGCTGGTGGGGAGTGTGGCCCTGCCCCAGGACCTCTTCAGGAGCCAG GCTGGGATCGAGGGAGAGCGCCCCTACGTCACGTCGGAGTACCGCTTTGAAGTCTTCGGAGCCGGGAAGCTGAAGATAAGGAAGAGCCTGAAGAGGAGGGAGCACCTGGGGAAGAACTGA
- the LOC117425508 gene encoding polynucleotide 5'-hydroxyl-kinase NOL9 isoform X3 gives MKVPHSTRAQVRRLKKKRKQQQYRHLVSKPEPCILSPDSALARQYHQATSRGQPTLKRLKHRQPRGVQEAPPISSSLSPPGGKKWSCPQERSPAGTGRKETAHAHSNGSAGRVQQHQQGAPLVPGLQDYEMQMEDTDYWRSFAESAMQNGDHTELSGEDTPPNNSQSQADEEEREDTSYLAAVDDGKGRTVVVMAPGQTLTFRGKSQLTCLYGRVRVFGFTVEEGQPSYPLLSPATHCPLAIQALPHSTGGKTRKERRLEAKAIVKSYLRAGARRSDLMKHVSSETSVLLLELLDTQATRFICSLPAHRDLFTLSVKELGFRQPAPDCPLSAAGVVSLPGSSGLVMSERYSSALSELAHACREEEDGCPVILVCGGKGVGKSSFNRHLINTLLNHVSCVDYLECDLGQTEFTPPGCLSLLSLTDPLLGPPFTHQRPPGRMVYFGEPSCEQDLDRYLESVKYLWSFYQRESPVIINTMGWVRGFGLLLLVDLIRLLCVTHVVQLTHDDPAIAPMPSLSPAYLRQAPGWHTKARGQRSEEEPGCFATPRGHTLLEFTGAGAARNVRYRSNVLRDLALLGYFSELQSAEPELGPALPLHSFTPYQVPMRSVALRVVHCDVAPSHVMYAVNASLVGLCSLAEGVVGASGEGGPVLLTHTPVCDCLGFGVLRGVDVARGLYFIVTPLSVERLRQVNCLLVGSVALPQDLFRSQAGIEGERPYVTSEYRFEVFGAGKLKIRKSLKRREHLGKN, from the exons ATGAAAGTGCCGCACTCCACCAGAGCCCAAGTGAGGCGATTGAAAAAGAAACGGAAGCAGCAGCAATACCGCCACCTAGTGTCGAAACCAGAGCCCTGCATCCTGAGCCCGGACTCTGCGCTGGCCAGGCAGTACCACCAAgccaccagcagggggcagccAACGCTCAAGAGACTGAAACACAGGCAGCCCAGAGGAGTTCAGGAGGCTCCCCCCATCTCAAGCAGCCTCTCTCCTCCTGGGGGGAAGAAGTGGAGTTGCCCCCAGGAGAGAAGCCCGGCTGGGACTGGGAGGAAGGAAACCGCCCACGCTCACAGCAATGGTTCGGCTGGGAGAGTGCAGCAGCACCAGCAGGGGGCGCCGCTGGTCCCCGGTCTCCAGGACTATGAGATGCAGATGGAGGACACTGATTACTGGCGCTCGTTCGCGGAGTCAGCGATGCAGAACGGGGACCACACGGAGCTCAGCGGGGAGGACACGCCCCCAAACAACAGCCAATCACAAGCCGacgaggaggagagggaggacaCCTCCTACCTGGCAGCAGTGGATGATGGGAAGGGGAGGACGGTGGTCGTCATGGCGCCCGGACAG aCCCTCACGTTCAGAGGGAAGTCTCAGCTGACCTGTCTGTACGGCCGTGTCCGTGTGTTCGGCTTCACGGTGGAGGAAGGTCAGCCCTCGTACCCGCTGCTCTCCCCCGCGACGCACTGCCCCCTCGCCATCCAGGCGCTGCCGCACTCCACGGGGGGCAAGACCAGGAAAGAGCGCCGCCTGGAGGCCAAGGCCATCGTCAAGAGCTACCTGCGCGCTGGAG CGCGCCGCTCTGATCTCATGAAGCACGTCTCCTCTGAAACCTCAGTGCTGCTGCTGGAGCTGCTGGACACCCAGGCAACACGCTTCATCTGCAGCCTGCCTGCTCACCGGGACCTGTTCACACTGAGCGTG aAGGAGCTCGGGTTCCGCCAGCCCGCCCCCGATTGCCCTCTCTCCGCGGCGGGTGTCGTGTCTCTGCCCGGCAGCAGCGGCCTGGTGATGTCAGAGCGCTACAGCTCCGCCCTCAGCGAGCTGGCCCATGCCTGCCGGG AGGAGGAGGACGGCTGTCCCGTGATCCTGGTGTGCGGGGGAAAGGGGGTGGGCAAGTCATCATTCAATAGACACCTGATCAACACACTGCTGAACCA TGTCTCCTGTGTAGATTACCTGGAGTGTGATCTGGGCCAGACAGAGTTCACTCCCCCTGGCTGCCTGTCCCTGCTGTCCCTCACAGACCCGCTGCTGG gcccCCCCTTCACTCACCAGCGCCCCCCTGGTCGGATGGTGTATTTTGGGGAGCCCTCGTGTGAGCAGGACCTCGATCGCTACCTGGAGTCTGTGAAGTACCTGTGGAGCTTCTACCAGAGAGAGAGCCCAGTGATCATCAACACCATGGGCTGGGTGCGAG ggtttgGGCTGCTCCTCCTGGTTGATCTCATTCGTCTGCTCTGTGTCACTCACGTGGTCCAGCTGACCCACGATGACCCCGCCATTGCGCCCATGCCCTCCCTCAGCCCCGCCTACCTGCGCCAAGCCCCGGGCTGGCACACCAAGGCCAGGGGTCAGAGGTCGGAGGAGGAGCCCGGCTGCTTCGCCACCCCGAGGGGCCACACGCTGCTGGAGTTCACAGGGGCCGGAGCTGCGAgaaatgt GAGGTATCGTAGTAACGTGCTGCGTGATCTGGCCCTGCTGGGATACTTCAGTGAGCTCCAGAGTGCTGAGCCTGAGCTGGGGCCGGCCCTCCCCCTGCACAGCTTCACCCCCTACCAG GTCCCCATGCGCTCCGTGGCCCTGCGCGTGGTGCACTGCGACGTGGCACCGTCTCACGTGATGTACGCGGTGAACGCCAGCCTGGTGGGTCTGTGCAGCCTGGCCGAGGGGGTGGTGGGGGCGAGCGGAGAGGGGGGACCCGTGCTCCTCACTCACACCCCTGTCTGCGACTGTCTCGGATTCG GGGTGCTGCGTGGGGTGGATGTTGCACGTGGGCTGTATTTCATCGTGACCCCTCTGAGTGTGGAGCGGCTGCGGCAGGTGAACTGCTTGCTGGTGGGGAGTGTGGCCCTGCCCCAGGACCTCTTCAGGAGCCAG GCTGGGATCGAGGGAGAGCGCCCCTACGTCACGTCGGAGTACCGCTTTGAAGTCTTCGGAGCCGGGAAGCTGAAGATAAGGAAGAGCCTGAAGAGGAGGGAGCACCTGGGGAAGAACTGA
- the LOC117425508 gene encoding polynucleotide 5'-hydroxyl-kinase NOL9 isoform X2 — translation MAQQVTSSGFGLNNKTADNNLTQEERMKVPHSTRAQVRRLKKKRKQQQYRHLVSKPEPCILSPDSALARQYHQATSRGQPTLKRLKHRQPRGVQEAPPISSSLSPPGGKKWSCPQERSPAGTGRKETAHAHSNGSAGRVQQHQQGAPLVPGLQDYEMQMEDTDYWRSFAESAMQNGDHTELSGEDTPPNNSQSQADEEEREDTSYLAAVDDGKGRTVVVMAPGQTLTFRGKSQLTCLYGRVRVFGFTVEEGQPSYPLLSPATHCPLAIQALPHSTGGKTRKERRLEAKAIVKSYLRAGARRSDLMKHVSSETSVLLLELLDTQATRFICSLPAHRDLFTLSVKELGFRQPAPDCPLSAAGVVSLPGSSGLVMSERYSSALSELAHACREEEDGCPVILVCGGKGVGKSSFNRHLINTLLNHVSCVDYLECDLGQTEFTPPGCLSLLSLTDPLLGPPFTHQRPPGRMVYFGEPSCEQDLDRYLESVKYLWSFYQRESPVIINTMGWVRGFGLLLLVDLIRLLCVTHVVQLTHDDPAIAPMPSLSPAYLRQAPGWHTKARGQRSEEEPGCFATPRGHTLLEFTGAGAARNVRYRSNVLRDLALLGYFSELQSAEPELGPALPLHSFTPYQVPMRSVALRVVHCDVAPSHVMYAVNASLVGLCSLAEGVVGASGEGGPVLLTHTPVCDCLGFGVLRGVDVARGLYFIVTPLSVERLRQVNCLLVGSVALPQDLFRSQAGIEGERPYVTSEYRFEVFGAGKLKIRKSLKRREHLGKN, via the exons GATTTGGTCTGAATAATAAAACAGCTGATAATAATTTAACCCAAGAAGAAAGAATGAAAGTGCCGCACTCCACCAGAGCCCAAGTGAGGCGATTGAAAAAGAAACGGAAGCAGCAGCAATACCGCCACCTAGTGTCGAAACCAGAGCCCTGCATCCTGAGCCCGGACTCTGCGCTGGCCAGGCAGTACCACCAAgccaccagcagggggcagccAACGCTCAAGAGACTGAAACACAGGCAGCCCAGAGGAGTTCAGGAGGCTCCCCCCATCTCAAGCAGCCTCTCTCCTCCTGGGGGGAAGAAGTGGAGTTGCCCCCAGGAGAGAAGCCCGGCTGGGACTGGGAGGAAGGAAACCGCCCACGCTCACAGCAATGGTTCGGCTGGGAGAGTGCAGCAGCACCAGCAGGGGGCGCCGCTGGTCCCCGGTCTCCAGGACTATGAGATGCAGATGGAGGACACTGATTACTGGCGCTCGTTCGCGGAGTCAGCGATGCAGAACGGGGACCACACGGAGCTCAGCGGGGAGGACACGCCCCCAAACAACAGCCAATCACAAGCCGacgaggaggagagggaggacaCCTCCTACCTGGCAGCAGTGGATGATGGGAAGGGGAGGACGGTGGTCGTCATGGCGCCCGGACAG aCCCTCACGTTCAGAGGGAAGTCTCAGCTGACCTGTCTGTACGGCCGTGTCCGTGTGTTCGGCTTCACGGTGGAGGAAGGTCAGCCCTCGTACCCGCTGCTCTCCCCCGCGACGCACTGCCCCCTCGCCATCCAGGCGCTGCCGCACTCCACGGGGGGCAAGACCAGGAAAGAGCGCCGCCTGGAGGCCAAGGCCATCGTCAAGAGCTACCTGCGCGCTGGAG CGCGCCGCTCTGATCTCATGAAGCACGTCTCCTCTGAAACCTCAGTGCTGCTGCTGGAGCTGCTGGACACCCAGGCAACACGCTTCATCTGCAGCCTGCCTGCTCACCGGGACCTGTTCACACTGAGCGTG aAGGAGCTCGGGTTCCGCCAGCCCGCCCCCGATTGCCCTCTCTCCGCGGCGGGTGTCGTGTCTCTGCCCGGCAGCAGCGGCCTGGTGATGTCAGAGCGCTACAGCTCCGCCCTCAGCGAGCTGGCCCATGCCTGCCGGG AGGAGGAGGACGGCTGTCCCGTGATCCTGGTGTGCGGGGGAAAGGGGGTGGGCAAGTCATCATTCAATAGACACCTGATCAACACACTGCTGAACCA TGTCTCCTGTGTAGATTACCTGGAGTGTGATCTGGGCCAGACAGAGTTCACTCCCCCTGGCTGCCTGTCCCTGCTGTCCCTCACAGACCCGCTGCTGG gcccCCCCTTCACTCACCAGCGCCCCCCTGGTCGGATGGTGTATTTTGGGGAGCCCTCGTGTGAGCAGGACCTCGATCGCTACCTGGAGTCTGTGAAGTACCTGTGGAGCTTCTACCAGAGAGAGAGCCCAGTGATCATCAACACCATGGGCTGGGTGCGAG ggtttgGGCTGCTCCTCCTGGTTGATCTCATTCGTCTGCTCTGTGTCACTCACGTGGTCCAGCTGACCCACGATGACCCCGCCATTGCGCCCATGCCCTCCCTCAGCCCCGCCTACCTGCGCCAAGCCCCGGGCTGGCACACCAAGGCCAGGGGTCAGAGGTCGGAGGAGGAGCCCGGCTGCTTCGCCACCCCGAGGGGCCACACGCTGCTGGAGTTCACAGGGGCCGGAGCTGCGAgaaatgt GAGGTATCGTAGTAACGTGCTGCGTGATCTGGCCCTGCTGGGATACTTCAGTGAGCTCCAGAGTGCTGAGCCTGAGCTGGGGCCGGCCCTCCCCCTGCACAGCTTCACCCCCTACCAG GTCCCCATGCGCTCCGTGGCCCTGCGCGTGGTGCACTGCGACGTGGCACCGTCTCACGTGATGTACGCGGTGAACGCCAGCCTGGTGGGTCTGTGCAGCCTGGCCGAGGGGGTGGTGGGGGCGAGCGGAGAGGGGGGACCCGTGCTCCTCACTCACACCCCTGTCTGCGACTGTCTCGGATTCG GGGTGCTGCGTGGGGTGGATGTTGCACGTGGGCTGTATTTCATCGTGACCCCTCTGAGTGTGGAGCGGCTGCGGCAGGTGAACTGCTTGCTGGTGGGGAGTGTGGCCCTGCCCCAGGACCTCTTCAGGAGCCAG GCTGGGATCGAGGGAGAGCGCCCCTACGTCACGTCGGAGTACCGCTTTGAAGTCTTCGGAGCCGGGAAGCTGAAGATAAGGAAGAGCCTGAAGAGGAGGGAGCACCTGGGGAAGAACTGA